Proteins encoded by one window of Arachis ipaensis cultivar K30076 chromosome B04, Araip1.1, whole genome shotgun sequence:
- the LOC107637682 gene encoding polygalacturonase-like, which yields MEPTRKATPIIIPVLVIVILFYCMPNAAAATFNVLDFGAKADGRTDSSKSFASAWAQACASAQPASILVPKGRFLVGSTTFSGQCANKAISFEIQGTLVAPSNYNILGNKGTWLLFEHVDGVSIRSGVLDGQGTILWDCKNSNEGSCPPGATTLEFTNSKNIVISGLTSMNSQMFHIVINACQNVKAQGITITADGNSPNTDGIHVQGSSDVTILTSKIRTGDDCISIGPGTTNLWIENIACGPGHGISIGSLGKDENEAGVQNVTVKTVTLSGTQNGVRIKTWGRPSNSFVRDVVFQDATIVNAQNPIVIDQNYCPNNEGCPGQASGVKISDITYKNIHGTSATEVAVKFDCSSKNPCSGIKLEDLKLTYKNQAAQASCVHASGDALGLEQPQSCLS from the exons ATGGAGCCAACACGAAAAGCTACTCCCATTATAATTCCTGTGCTTGTTATTGTGATCTTATTTTATTGTATGCCGAATGCTGCAGCAGCCACATTCAATGTGCTTGACTTTGGAGCCAAGGCGGACGGTCGCACTGACTCCAGCAAGTCTTTTGCCAGTGCTTGGGCCCAGGCCTGTGCCTCGGCCCAGCCCGCTTCCATACTCGTGCCAAAGGGGCGCTTCTTGGTTGGAAGCACCACCTTTAGTGGCCAATGTGCCAACAAGGCAATCTCATTTGAGATCCAGGGCACCTTGGTGGCACCCTCAAATTACAATATCCTAGGAAACAAAGGGACTTGGCTGCTGTTTGAGCACGTCGACGGCGTTTCCATTCGCAGTGGCGTGCTTGATGGCCAAGGCACTATCCTCTGGGATTGCAAGAACTCCAACGAGGGTAGCTGCCCGCCTGGAGCCACG ACACTGGAATTCACCAACTCCAAAAACATTGTCATTAGTGGATTGACCTCAATGAACAGCCAAATGTTCCACATAGTCATCAATGCATGCCAGAACGTAAAAGCACAAGGCATCACCATCACCGCCGACGGAAACAGCCCTAACACCGACGGCATCCACGTCCAAGGCTCCTCCGACGTCACCATCCTCACCTCCAAAATCCGCACCGGCGATGACTGCATCTCCATCGGCCCCGGCACCACAAACTTGTGGATCGAAAACATAGCATGCGGTCCAGGCCATGGAATAAG CATTGGGAGCTTGGGAAAGGATGAGAACGAGGCTGGCGTACAAAATGTGACGGTTAAAACGGTTACGCTGAGTGGGACTCAAAATGGTGTTAGAATCAAGACTTGGGGCAGACCCAGCAACAGTTTCGTCAGAGACGTGGTTTTCCAAGACGCCACCATAGTGAATGCCCAAAACCCAATTGTCATTGACCAGAATTACTGCCCGAACAACGAGGGCTGCCCCGGTCAG GCCTCAGGAGTAAAAATCAGTGACATAACATACAAAAACATTCATGGAACATCAGCAACAGAGGTAGCTGTGAAGTTTGATTGTAGCTCAAAGAACCCATGCAGTGGCATTAAGTTGGAGGATTTGAAGCTCACTTACAAGAACCAAGCTGCTCAAGCTTCTTGTGTCCATGCATCTGGAGATGCATTGGGTTTAGAACAACCACAGAGCTGCTTATCATAA